The following proteins come from a genomic window of Malus sylvestris chromosome 4, drMalSylv7.2, whole genome shotgun sequence:
- the LOC126618105 gene encoding uncharacterized protein LOC126618105 — protein MSVFVAAVFDIFNFEKTKHGVGTLIELSGLIGTSRGGLDHSEEIHGTNYNGTEHLDLIGTSRDGLNHPEEIHGIDGSGTDELAGHRNHCMAAVGGRDDGFFAAIGEEDSKCLRWWRRRRNEDRFGGVGAICSGMPLRI, from the coding sequence ATGTCCGTGTTTGTTGCTGCAGTGTTCGACATCTTCAACTTTGAGAAGACAAAGCATGGCGTCGGGACTCTCATAGAGCTTTCAGGTTTGATTGGAACTTCACGGGGTGGTTTAGACCACtccgaagaaattcatgggactAACTACAACGGCACGGAGCACTTAGATTTGATTGGAACTTCACGGGATGGTTTAAACcaccccgaagaaattcatgggattgACGGCAGCGGCACGGACGAACTTGCTGGGCATAGAAATCACTGCATGGCCGCTGTTGGTGGCAGAGACGATGGTTTCTTTGCGGCTATTGGCGAAGAAGACAGCAAATGTCTCCGTtggtggagaagaagaagaaacgaggACAGGTTTGGGGGGGTCGGTGCGATTT